DNA sequence from the Candidatus Sulfuricurvum sp. RIFRC-1 genome:
AGCACTATTATGACTGAATGAAGGTGTTGTAGCAGCGTTACTGGATTGAGATATGGTAAGAGAACGGTGCCAGTCGATACTTTGATCTATCTGCATTTTTTGCTTTTCGATACTTCCATCGATGTTTTGAATGGTAAACGTGACCTCTTTTAAAATACGGGCCTGATTGGGCAGGGTATAACTGACACTGCTTAGCTTGGGTTTGGTATCGGGGATGTTGGAGGATACTGTTTGCATTTCAGAGGGCTTTGCCGCAAAAAAAGGATTTTCACGCGCAACTAAGGGGGAAAGGAGCAAAAGAGAGAGGAAAAGTGAACGTTTCATATAATCTCCCATGGTTACTGTGAATCAGCATCTAGCTCTTTAAGCTCAAAATATTGCTTTTGCAAAGCAGCATTTTCAGCTTTAAGGCGTTCGATATCTTCACTCAAATAATCTTGGTGCTCTTCTAAATCGAGAAGAACACTCAGTGAGTTGTTCCCGAAAAAGATGAATCCCATATAAACACCGACAACGAGAACAATCCCTGAAGCAAGGAGAAACTTGTGCGTTGGGAGACCGAAATAACGCTCACTTAAGCTCTCTTTTTCCTCGCCTATCAGTAATTGATCATCGTGTTGCATTAGTTAAAGAGGGCACTCCCTAAATATTCGCCGTACATTACTTCGGTTTCAATTTCCAACAAACGGTTGTATTTAGCCGTTCGTTCACCGCGCGCTGTTGAGCCTGTTTTGATCTCACCGCAGTTGAGTGCTACTGCAAAATCAGCGATAAATGCATCTTCACTTTCGCCGGAGCGGTGAGACATAACACATTTGTAGCCGTTGCGCTGTGCAAGACGAACCGTGAGCATCGTTTCTGATACTGATCCGATTTGGTTTGGTTTGATCAAAATTGCATTTGCGATCCCTTTTTCGATCCCCTCTGCCAAAATATTGGCATTTGTTACGAACAAATCATCGCCAACAAGCTGTACTTTGTTTCCTAAACGCTCAGTCAAGATTTTCCATCCCGCCCAGTCATCTTCGCTCAAACCGTCTTCGATCGATACGATAGGGTATTTAGAGCAAAGGTCAGCGTAATAATCGACGAGTTGCGCAGACGTAACGGTTCGGTTTTCAGAATCGAGACGGTATCCACCCTCTGTTACGAGTTCAGATGCGGCAACGTCAAGAGCGATAGCGATTTGTTCACCCGCTTTGTATCCCGCTTTAGCAATCGCTTCCATGATCACTTGGATCGGTTCTTCATTCGAGCTCAAATCCGGTGCAAAGCCACCCTCATCGCCGAGTGCCGTGTTAGCACCGCGATTTTTTAGGATTGATTTGAGATTGTGATAGACCTCTGCAGAAGCACGAAGACCTTCGGAAAAATCATTAAATCCGATTGGCATAATCATATACTCTTGGAAATCAACGCTGTTATCGGCGTGGCTTCCTCCATTGATGATGTTGAGCATCGGTACCGGAAGAACCATTGCATTGGCACCGCCGAGGTAGCGATAGAGAGGAATTCCGAGACTTTTTGCCGCCGCACGTGCTACCGCCATGGATACACCGAGAACGGCATTTGCACCGAGATTTCCGTAGTTTTCCGTTCCGTCAAGCTCTTTCATGACCGCATCAACCATCGCTTGGTTAAACGGGCTGAGGCCCATGATCGCATCTGCGATATCAGTATTGACATGTTCAACTGCTTTTAGAACCCCTTTACCCATGTAGCGAGAATCGCCATCACGCAGTTCTAATGCCTCACGTTTACCGGTACTTGCACCGCTTGGAACGATCGCGCTTTCACGTGTTCCGTCACTTAGTTGTACCGTTGCTTTTACGGTAGGATTCCCTCGAGAATCCATTACCTCGATTGCACTTACTTCATCAATAAAAATCATTCGTCTACCTCACCTATATCAGATTCATCCATAGCAATGATGCCTGTTACACCCATTGCTGATTTAATTTTTTCTTCGACTCTGCGAGCCAATTCCGGCTCATCTTTGAATTTTTGTTTTACGTTTTCACGTCCTTGACCCAGTTTGGTATCCTCGAAACTGAACCATGCTCCGCTTTTATCAATAATGTCGAGTTTAACACCGTAATCGACGAGTTCTCCCTCTTTGGAGATACCTTCACCGAACATGATATCAAATTCTGCTTGACGAAACGGCGGTGCCACTTTATTTTTAATGACTTTCGCTTTAACGCGGTTGCCGATTTGGCTTTCCCCTTGTTTGAGGGTAGCAATTTTACGAACATCGATACGAACCGATGCGTAGAATTTTAGCGCATTCCCCCCCGTTGTTGTCTCCGGTGAACCGTATCCCATTGTTCCGATTTTCATACGGATTTGGTTGATGAAAATAATCGTACAGTTCATTTTATGCATGATACCGGTCAGTTTACGCAATGCTTTCGACATTAAGCGCGCTTGAACTCCCACTTGCTGGTCGTTCATCTCCCCTTCGATCTCCACTTTCGGAGTCAATGCCGCAACCGAGTCGATGACGATCAAATCAACTGCCCCGCTTCGGACGATGGTTTCGACGATATCGAGTGCTTGTTCACCGTAATCGGGTTGTGATACGAGGAGATTTTCGACATCAACACCGAGATTTTTAGCGTATCCGATATCAAGCGCATGTTCTGCATCGATAAAAGCACAGATCCCGCCGTTTTTTTGACATTCAGCGGTGATTTGAAGGCTGAGTGTCGTTTTCCCTGAGCTTTCAGGCCCGTAAATTTCGATAACACGTCCTTCCGGTATTCCGCCGATACCAAGGGCCAAATCCAACCCGATGGAACCTGTACTGATGGAATTAATAGGTTCAATCTCTTTGTCCCCAAGACGCATCAACGTCCCTTTTCCGAACGTTTTGTCAATTTGTTTCATCGCAAGTTCAAGCGATTTAAGTTTGTTTGGATCCATCATGCTGTGCTCTCCTGAGACTAATATGTTTTAAAATTACGTCATAATATGACAAATTGAAATATATTTAAAATATATGGCAAATTGCAATATTAATAATTCGCATTCTGGAATAGAGATATTTTAGCGTTATTTGGTTAAAATTTAATTGATTTGTCATTATGAATAGGATTTTAAGTGAAAAAAATGGTGATTGCCCACTCCCCCGATGCTGATGATATCTTTATGTATTACGCCATCAAATTCGGTTGGGTGACGAAAGAAAATACTTTTTTTGACAATATCGCTTTGGATATTGAAACCCTTAACACCGAAGCGTTAAAAGGGACATACGATATCAGTGCGATTAGTTTCGGACTCTACCCTCATATCCGGAATGATTACGCATTGCTTCGAACAGCGGTGAGTTTTGGTCAAGGTTATGGCCCTAAACTGATCCGCAAACGTGAAACGGTTCTAAAAAAGCGCTTCAAAGTTGCTCTCAGCGGAAAATATACCACTAATGCGTTGCTCTTTCGGATAGCCTATCCCGATGCGAAAATCGTTTATATGAATTTTTTAGAGATTGAGCAAGCGGTATTAGACGGGGTCGTCGATGCGGGTGTTTTAATCCATGAATCTATTTTGGGATACGATGAGTCACTCGAAGTGGAGCGCGAGCTTTGGGATATATGGTGTGAACTCTCCGGCGGTGATTTACCACTTCCTTTGGGAGGGATGGCCATTCGCCGATCACTTCCGATTACTTCGGCTATTTCGTATGAGAATCTTTTAACCAAAGCGGTACAAATTGCTCGTGATCACAAAGAGAACCTTTCTAAAATGTTGATGGAACGTAATCTCGTCCGCATTGATGCTCCGACACTGGAAAAATATCTCGAACTTTACGCCAATGACGAATCTATTACCCTCAATGAAACACAATATAAGGCAATCGAACTCTTATTTAACCTTGGATATAAACACGGCTTTTTTGACGCTGCAATTAATCCGAGAGATTTTATGATCCCACTCGAATACACCGAATTGAGGTACTCGTAAATGATGCAGTCGGAGTTGATCGGTTTGGGGATTGAGACGTTTAAAATTGCTCTCATTTTATCGCTGCCCGCACTGCTGGTCGGGATGTTTTTGGGGCTTGCGGTCAGTATTTTTCAGGCAACAACACAGATCAATGAGATGACCCTCAGCTTTATCCCTAAAATTATCGGGATTGTTGTCGTCATTATTCTGACTATGCCGTGGATGATGAACGAAATGCAGGACTTCACGATTCGTATCTTTAATATGATTCCGACCTTTATGCAATGAATACGAAGCGTATAGATTTTTCCAAATTCAGTTCTATTCGTATCGGCCCAATAGTCGAAGTTGCACTCATCGAAAATGATGTTGTTCCGCAGGGGCATTTTATCGTCGGTTCTGCTAATAATGTTCTTATTTCCCCAACCCCGCCACCGCTTATGACCCTCTCTAAAGAGTACGATTTTATCGCTCTTGAAACAGATGGTCTCCATATCGGTGCCGCTACGCCGGGGGGACGTGTTGTGTCGTTTTGCAAAAAGAATGATATTGCCCATTTTGAGTACCTCTCTAAACTCCCGGGAACCCTCGGCGGTATGCTTAAAATGAATGCAGGACTCAAAGAGTATGAGATATTTAATTATCTCATTGCAATCCGTACCCAGAGCGGCTGGAAACAAAAAAGCGAAATCGAATACGGCTATCGTAAAACTTCTATCGATGAAGTGGTATTCGAAGCGGTTTTCGAAGCACAAAACGGATATTCTGCCGAGCGATATGAGATGTTCGCACAGATGCGTTCCAATCAACCGAATGATCCGAGTGCCGGAAGCTGTTTTAAAAATCCTCCGGGTGATTATGCCGGACGCCTTATCGAAGCGGTGGGGTTAAAAGGTCAGCGTGTCGGTGCTATGGCTTTTAGTGAAGTTCATGCCAATTTTCTCGTCAATATGGGCGGAGGTACTTTTGCGGATGCCTTGTCTTTAATACATGAAGCGCAAACACGGGCAAAAACAGCATTTGACCTGGACTTACAATGTGAAGTTGTGATCATTGATTGTGAAAATATGACGAAAAAATAATCTATTCTATTGACTTTAGTCGTCACAGGTGTTAAAATGACGATGAAATTCTAGATTGAAAAGGATTTAAACATACAATGACCGTTAGTTATATCCGTCCCGATAAAGATTTCGATGGTGTTTATGAACAGCTTAAATTGATTAATGGTTATGCTGATCAAAAAAAGATTGCGATTCAAGAAGAGTTTGTGGATCAAACATCTCAAAATAAACGGCTCAGTGAACGGCATGAAGTAGTCCGTTTTTTCCGATCCTTGGATGGCGATACTTTGATCGTTTATGATACATGGACATTGAGCAGCTACATCGAAGATGTCGTTCAAATGTTTAGTTGTCTCCTTAAAAATAATAATACAATCCATTTTGTCAAACCGGGCGTGATAATCGACCGCAAAAGTGATACAATGGTTGTCTTAGGTCTTATCGATCAGCTCCGTCAGGTGCTTCAAGATGATGCCAAAAAAGGGATCGGCCGTCCGCGCGGATCTAAATCATCGTCAAAATTTGATAGGTATTTGGAGCAGATTATCGATTTGTTGAAAAAACGGCGCAGTGTAAGTGAGATCGCACGTATCTTAGGAGTGAGTCGAAGCTCTCTCAAAGATTACATCGAATCGCGTGAACTTAAAGAGGTAGTGAGTGGTGTCATCGGTATCGGAGACGATACGGATGCGGAAGCAACGGTGATTGGAACGATTCAGTGTCCAATCGATGAATCAACTATATGATGGAGGTCGTATGATGAGTGAAGAGACAGTGTCCCCAAAAGGAAAAGAGTATTTGTCGGGGTGGACCCCGTGGCGTATTATGCGGTATTGGTTTTATGGCCTTGTAACCATTTTTGCATTGGCAGTGCCATGGATTACCATCGAGGGAAATCACCTTTTCTTACTTAGCTTTGATAAATTGAAACTCCATTTGATGTTTATTCAATTTGATATGCAAGAGCTTTATTTGATGCCGTTTTTGCTCATGATCTTGTTTATCGGGGTATTCGGAATTACCGTATTGGGCGGGCGGGTTTTCTGCGGATGGATGTGTCCCCAAACCATTTTCCGTGTCGTTTACCGTGATTTGATCGAAACAAAATTGCTGGGTCTTCGCAAACGTATTAAAAACAAACAACAAGAACCGGATTATTCTAAGTTTGAAAATAAAGTAAAACGATTAGTAGGCATTCTCCTTTGGACAGGATTGTCATTTATTGCTGCGGCCGATCTGATGTGGTATTTTGTACCGCCGGAAGATTTCTTTGCCTATATTCAAAATCCGATGGAACATACGGTATTGATGGGATCGATTATCGGGATTGTTTTATTCTTGGTCTATGACATTATTTTCTTGCAAGAGAATTTTTGTGTCTACGTCTGCCCTTATTCACGTATCCAATCGGTTTTATACGATGATGATACCGTTATGGCAATTTATAACCCGAATCGCGGTGGAGATATCTACGACGAGCATAAAGAGAAAATGTTTATCAAACAAAAAGATCTGCTTGCGGTAAATAGCCATGCGGAATGCACTACCTGTGAGAGTTGTGTGAGCGTTTGTCCTACCCATATTGATATTCGTAAAGGGCTTCAGTTAGAGTGTATCAACTGTCTGGAGTGTGTTGATGCGTGTACTGAAGTTATGGGTAAACTCGGTAAAGCGAGCCTTGTAGAGTGGTCAAGTGAAAAAGAGACCCTTTATATGAAAGGTAAAACGGACTATTTCCGTCCGAAAATCTTGGGTTATGTTGCTATCTTAATTATTGTTAGTGTTATATTGGGAATGATGGGAAGTGAAAAAGAGTATATGCTCCTCAACATCAACAAAGAGAACCGTTTGTATTCTGTTCATCAAAATGATGAGGGTAAAGTGCAGGTTGATAACGCCTATACCTTTTTGTTGCAAAATACGCTAAACGAAGATCATGAATACTATTTCAATATCGTTGCTCCTGAGGGAATGGAAGGAAAAATTAAAATCGCTCAGCCGGAAAAACCGTTCAAAGTTAAACCGGGCGTCGTTAAGAAAAAAGTAGTGGTTCTTTATACGGATGAAGTGCTTGTGAATGATGATCGTAAAGATACGGTTATTCCGATCACGATTAATGCGTATGCGGTGGATGCGAAAGATAAAGTGGCGGTAACACGTCAGTCGACGTTTACTTTCCCGCGAGCGGATATGCTCAAATAAGAGTCTAATGTACTTTTCTGTTTAGTCAGAAAAGTACCAAAAGAAAGAATAGAAATTATACGAGAACTGCTTCGCGTTGACCTACTTCGAGATGACCGATAACGTATCCATCCGTTGAAGAGAGAACATCCGCTACATCCCCTTCTTTAACAACCAAAATCATCCCCACACCCATATTGAATGCGCGGAACATCTCGGTACGTTCAACGTGTTGACCGATCAATTCGAAGATAGGTAGAACACGGATAGAAGATTCGGAGATAACGGCACGTAATCCCTCTGGAAGGACACGTGGGAAGTTCTCAACAATTCCGCCCCCCGTGATGTGCGCAAGGGCTTGAATCTTATCTTTGAGTGCTTTAAATGTTTTGACATAGATACGTGTCGGAGTAAGAAGCGTTTCGATGAGAGGTTTTCCCTCAAATTCGTCTTCGAATTTCATTCCCATTTTTTCAAACAACACTTTGCGTGCCAATGAGAATCCGTTTGAGTGAAGACCCGAACTTGGTAATGCGATGAGGATGTCTCCCGCAGCTACTTTGTTTGAACGGTCAAGTTCGCTTTTTTCTCCGATACCGACGGCAAAGCCGGCCAAGTCGTAATCATCTGAGTGGTACATCCCCGGCATCTCAGCCGTTTCACCGCCGATAAGGGCACATTCGGCTTGACGGCACCCCTCAGCAATACCGCTAACGACGGCAGTAGCGGCAGTGACATCGAGTTTACCGGTTGCGTAATAGTCGAGGAAAAATGAAGGGGTTCCAAAATTACAAATTAAGTCATTGACACACATCGCGACTAAATCGATTCCGACCGTGTTATGAATACCTGAATCAATAGCGAGTTTGAGTTTTGTTCCGACACCGTCTGTTGCGGCGAGCATTACCGGTTCTCGGTATCCAGAAGGTAGTTCAAACGCACCGGCAAATGATCCGATTCCACCGAGTACACCGGCTATTGCAGTCGATTTAACGAGTGGCTTGATATTTTCGACAAAACTGTTACCTGCATCGATATCGACACCGGCGTCTTTGTAGCTGATTTGGCTCATTAAGTCCCTCATCTGTTGTAATGAGGGAATTATAACGAAGGGAGAGTTAGGAGAAGTTTATTTTTCGTAACAAGATCCGAAAACTTTTTTGAATGTCCATAATGAAGGGCAAAAATCGGTGATGGCCCATACGATAACCATCACAATAACGAGAGTTTGAAGAATCATAGCGTAGAGCAATTGGTTATTGGCAAACAAAAGCATTGCTGCGATTAAGACGATAGCCATTAAAAAGCGTTGAATTTTTTCAGCACACATTGTAGCTCCTGAATTAATAAGAATAATTGTTTGAAATTATAGCAAATCAGATCGTGTTAACCTTTAACCTCTGAGTATAAATGGAATATTCAAACCTTTTTAATCTCCGCGTGTTACAATCGCTGAAAAATTTCTGTTACCATAAGAAGAGAAACCCTTAATGAAAACATTTATCTATCCTGAAATGATGACCCATGTTGCGATGTGTACCCATAAAAATCCCCGTACGGTGATGGTGCTGAGCACTCAAAGCGATCTTCTTAAAACAGAAATGGCACGTTATCGTGACACAGAATCGGTGTATGTCGATACCAATAATCTATTGAACGGACTCCGCGAGCAAGCGGATAAAAGTATCGATGTGTTACTTTTGGATACGCTGAGCGATGATAGTGCTGTATTCGCCCATGCTAACCGTATTTTAAAAGAAGATGCTTTGATGGTGTGTAAGCATCCTGCGCTGGATGATGTGAGTGCTAATACCAAACTCATGCAGATTTTAGGAAACTATTTTAAAATTATTATGCCGTATCATCTCGAAGATGGTTCTACCCTCTTGCTTTGCTCAAAAGAGTATCATCCGACGGCTGATTTAATTTTACAACGCAGTGATTTGCTAGAGGGTCATCAGTATTACAACTGCGATGTCCATATCGCTGCTTTTGCTATGCCGCAATATGTTCGAAAAAATTACCTCGGAATTATTCGTAACTAATGGCATTTGAATATCATTTTTTTTATCACGCCATCGGAACCCGTCCCGATAGCTACTCTAACACTAAGTTCTCCTCGGCGGAGAGCCCACGCGCAGTAAAACCGCGCTATTCGAGATAATTATGGCTTTTGAATATGCTATCGCACTCACGGGAGGGATTGCAACGGGGAAAAGTACCGTTGCTTCATTGCTCGGGTTAAACGGTCTTCGCATCATCGATGCTGATACGATTGCTCACCGTATTTTGGATGAAAACAGTTCTTGGGTAGCGGAACGATTTGGGTCAGAATTTGTCAAAAACTCTAAAGTGGATCGTCCTGCCTTGGGCAAAATAGTTTTTGCCGATCCTAAAGCGAAAAAAGAGCTCGAAAGTTTTCTCCATCCGAAAATCCGTGCCGCCATCGAAGAGCAAAGCGAAAAACAAGACCGCCTCAAATACCCGTATCTGATCGATATCCCCCTCTTTTTTGAGACATCTTCGTATCCGATCAAAAACTCAGTGGTCGTCTATACTCCTAAAACATTGCAGTTAGAGCGATTTATGAAACGCAACGGTTTCTCCGAAGAGGAGTCTTTGCGCCGCATCGAAAGTCAGATGGATATCGATGAGAAAAAATCGCGCGCGACATGGGTAATCGATAACTCCTCTAATCTTAAACATTTGCAGAAAGAGTGTGAGCAGTTTGTTGATAGTATTAAATTGCTTTATCCCGCTCCAAAAATAAATTAACTTTCTTGTATAACTTCTAAATTAGATTCCGAATCGAGTTCGGAATGACGAGGATGTTGAGCTTTTGTCATCTAACAAGGTTGTTTGATTTTTGTCATCCTGAACTTGATTCAGGATCTAGGTTTCCTATTATATAATTCAATAAAGACTTATCAAGAGGATATCTTCATGCTCCAAATTGCTAAATACTGTGCCAGCGGCAACGATTTTGTCATCTTTCATGCCTTTCACGGGGCAGATCGCTCAGGGCTTGCACGAACTCTCTGTGATCGTCAAAACGGTATTGGAGCGGATGGCTTAATTGTTGTTCTTCCTCATGAACAGTATGATTTCGAGTGGGAATTTTACAATGCAGACGGTTCTACCGCATCAATGTGCGGAAACGGAAGCCGCGCATGCGCTCATTACGCGTATCGTTTTGGATTAGCTCATGAGTCAATGGAATTTTTAACGGGTGCAGGGGTGATAAAAGCTACTGTGGAGGGGGATATGGTTCAGAGTGATCTAACCCCTCCGCTGGTGATTAATGACGCGATTTCAGAGCATGAGATGAGATGGTGGCTGATCGATACCGGCGTTCCTCATCTCGTGACATTTGATGCGGATATGGAACATTTTAATATTGCGATGGCGAGAGAGCTTCGCCACAAATATAATGCTAATGTCAATATTGCTCGTGTAGAGAGCAACGGTGCTATTCATGTCCGTACCTATGAGCGCGGTGTTGAAGATGAGACATTAGCGTGCGGAACAGGGATGGCAGCGTGTTTTTATCGTGCTTCCATCGAGGGATTGGTTGCGGATAATGCTCGTGTTTATCCTAAAAGCGGAGAAACGCTCTATTTAGGGTTTGATGAGGGAACGATTACGTTCAAAGGGGAAGTCAAAGGGGTTTTTGAAACCTACTGGAGATTTTAAACGCCATCGGAACGCGTCCCGATTGGCTACGTTAACACTGGGTTTCCTTCGGCAGGAAGCCCAAAATCGCTTGTGATTTTTTTATAAACCCGCTCTCTCCATAATCTGCGCCTGAGTATCGGCAATTAACGGTTCGATAATATCGTCCATCAATCCCCCCTGCATAATCTCTTCGAGACGATAAAGGGTGAGGGTAATACGGTGATCGGAGATGCGATTTTGAGGGTAGTTGTAGGTACGGATACGTCCACTGCGATCTCCGGTTCCTACTTGATCTTTACGCTCCGACATCTCTTTTTCTTTTGCCTCTTGCATTTGCATATCATAAATACGCGCTTTGAGGATTTGCATCGCTTTATCTTTATTTTTATGCTGCGATTTTTGATCTTGGTTAGTGACGACGATACCGGTCGGGAGGTGGGTAATACGTACGGCAGAGTCGGTCGTATTGACACTTTGCCCTCCTGATCCGCTTGAGCGCATAACGTCGATTTTGAGATCATTTTCATTGATAATGACTTCAACATCATCGACTTCCGGCATCACGGCAACGGTAATGGCTGAGGTATGAACCCGTCCTTGGGACTCGGTAGCCGGGACGCGCTGAACGCGGTGAGTTCCCGCCTCGTATTTGAGACGTGAGTAAACCTGTTCCCCTTTAATGAGGGCGATGATCTCTTTAAATCCGCCTGCATCGGAGGGACTGCTACTCATCAGCTCGATTTTCCACCCCTTTACATCGGCGTAACGGACATAGGCATTGAACAAATCCCCGACAAAAATCGCCGCTTCATCTCCACCCGTTCCGGCACGCAATTCGATATAAATGTTTCGTTTGTCATTGGGGTTGCTTGGGATGAGGAGTTTTTTGATCTCGTCCTCGAGAGGTTCAACCATCGGCTCTAATGATCGTAACTCCTCTTTGGCAAGCTCTCCGAGTTCTGCATCAAACGCGAGCGATTTGTTCTCTTCAATATCATCGAGGAGTTTTTTGTACTCAGTCGCTTTGCTAACAATGGCTTGGATAGAAGATTGCTCTTTCGAGAGATCGGTCATTCGTTTGATATCATTGCCGATATCGGGAGAACTCAAAAGTTCGGTTAATTCGTTATAACGGTTGATAAAAGGGGTGAGTTTGTCGGATAACATAAGTGTGTCCTAAAAGAGGCGTTTTGAGAAAATTAAAGAAGGAATTTTGCCCTGAGGGCAAAAATTAGGCTGCGATTGCGTTAACAGCGAGGTGAAGACGGCTAACTTTACGTGCAGCAGTCTCTTTTTTCAAGACACCTTTGCTTACATATTTATGAAGGTTAGCGTTAGCGATAACAAGAGCAGCTTTCGCTTCTTCTTTGTTTCCTGCATCTACGGCAGTACGAACTGCTTTAACAATGTTTTTAATACGTGTGCGATAGAATCGGTTGCGTTCTGTACGCTTTTCCGTCTGACGGATACGTTTCAATGCTGACTTATGGTTTGCCATGGCATTTATCCTTGTCGAATTTTTTTTAGGGTAGAATACTACCTTAAAGATAATTAAATTTAAGTTAAATTTTATGGATTATCTCTCAAAAGCTTGAAAATTATGGTAAAAAGGAAATAAATTATAATGAAACTCTTTGGAACCGACGGAGTACGCGGTGAAGCGGGCTCGTTTTTAACGGCAGAATTGGCGATGCGTGTAGCGATGGCGGCCGGGATTTATTTCAGTGAGCATTCCCGAACCAAAAAAATTTTAGTGGGGAAAGATACACGGCGCAGTGGCTATATGATTGAAAATGCGATTGTGACCGGCCTTACCGCAGTAGGATATGACGTCGTTCAAATCGGTCCGATGCCAACTCCTGCAATTGCTTTTTTGACGCTGAATATGCGGTGTGATGCTGGGATTATGATTTCAGCAAGCCACAATCCCTACGAAGACAACGGAATCAAATTTTTCGATGCCCAAGGTAATAAACTCTCCGAAGAGATTGAAGCTCAGATCGAAGCAATTGCCCACGATAAAGCCCGCCTTGAAGAAGGTCAGGTCACAGGCAAAAAAATCGGAAGTGCAAAACGGATCGATGACGTTATCGGCCGCTACATTGTTCAACTCAAAAACTCATTCAGTCGAGAATTAACCCTTCAAGGGTTACGTATTGTTTTGGATACGGCTAACGGAGCAGGGTATAAAGTGGGACCGACGGTGCTTGAAGAACTCGGTGCCGAAGTGATCGTATTGCACGATAAACCCAACGGATTTAATATCAATGAAGGGTGCGGAGCACTGCATACCAAAGATTTGCGTGAAGCGGTCAAACAGTACCGTGCCGATATCGGTTTGGCGCTCGATGGAGATGCTGACCGCCTTATCGTTGTGGATGAAAATGGTGATGAAGTGGACGGCGATCAGATTCTTGGAGCACTGGGGCTGTTTTTGCATCGCACCGGACAGCTTAAAGGGGGCGGGATTGTCTCTACCGTCATGAGTAATCAAGCGTTAGAAGATACGATGAATGAGAACGGTTTGAAACTCTTCCGCTCTAATGTCGGCGATAAATACGTTTTGGAAGTAATGCGTGAAAACGGGATTAATTTCGGTGGAGAGCAAAGCGGTCATATCATTTTGCACGATTACGCTAAAACGGGTGACGGACTGGTAAGCGCATTGCAGATTTTGGCACTGCTGCTGACCTCCGCGCAAAAAGCAAGTAAAGTGCTTCGTCCATTTAAGCTTTATCCGCAAAAACTGGTGAATATTAAAGTCAAAACGAAAAAACCGCTCGATCAAATCAAAGGGCTGGATGAAAAACTGAAAGAAATCGAAGCTGCACATATGCGTCATCTGATCCGATATTCGGGTACAGAGAATAAACTTCGTATTTTATTAGAGGGCAAAGATGCCAAAGTGATGGAAAAAGCGATGGAGAAACTCGTAGGCTTTTTTGAGAAGGTCTTGAATGGTTAGATCGATTGTCATCTTATTGTTGGTAATGAGC
Encoded proteins:
- the glmM gene encoding phosphoglucosamine mutase, whose protein sequence is MKLFGTDGVRGEAGSFLTAELAMRVAMAAGIYFSEHSRTKKILVGKDTRRSGYMIENAIVTGLTAVGYDVVQIGPMPTPAIAFLTLNMRCDAGIMISASHNPYEDNGIKFFDAQGNKLSEEIEAQIEAIAHDKARLEEGQVTGKKIGSAKRIDDVIGRYIVQLKNSFSRELTLQGLRIVLDTANGAGYKVGPTVLEELGAEVIVLHDKPNGFNINEGCGALHTKDLREAVKQYRADIGLALDGDADRLIVVDENGDEVDGDQILGALGLFLHRTGQLKGGGIVSTVMSNQALEDTMNENGLKLFRSNVGDKYVLEVMRENGINFGGEQSGHIILHDYAKTGDGLVSALQILALLLTSAQKASKVLRPFKLYPQKLVNIKVKTKKPLDQIKGLDEKLKEIEAAHMRHLIRYSGTENKLRILLEGKDAKVMEKAMEKLVGFFEKVLNG